Proteins from one Pleurocapsa minor HA4230-MV1 genomic window:
- a CDS encoding response regulator yields the protein MSTHKILVIDDSKVIRMRVKDMLPEGNFDIIEAKDGLEGFNLIRTENPNLIMLDFLLPKMSGWEVYQEIQKQSQYRSIPLVLMSGRKEEVTDKITEPFEYFSFVEKPFDKEQLINAIRDAMMKAKKQPQALVTASPKAASGANANLSALTAEIEYLKSKVYRLEQESEQMKKQFNQLVTFIKQKLR from the coding sequence GTGTCAACCCACAAAATTCTAGTTATTGATGATAGTAAAGTCATTAGAATGCGAGTCAAAGATATGTTGCCAGAGGGTAATTTTGACATTATTGAAGCCAAAGATGGTCTTGAAGGATTCAACTTAATTAGAACAGAAAATCCCAATTTAATTATGTTAGATTTTCTGTTACCAAAAATGAGTGGGTGGGAAGTATATCAAGAGATCCAGAAGCAATCACAATATCGCTCAATTCCCTTGGTTTTGATGTCTGGTCGCAAGGAAGAAGTCACCGATAAAATTACTGAGCCTTTTGAATATTTTTCCTTTGTCGAAAAACCTTTTGATAAAGAACAGCTCATTAATGCGATTCGCGATGCAATGATGAAGGCGAAAAAACAGCCGCAAGCATTGGTTACAGCATCCCCCAAAGCAGCTAGTGGAGCTAATGCCAATCTTTCTGCCTTAACCGCTGAAATTGAGTATTTAAAGTCTAAAGTTTACCGTCTAGAACAAGAGTCAGAGCAGATGAAAAAACAGTTTAATCAACTTGTCACTTTTATCAAGCAAAAACTGAGATAA
- the lipA gene encoding lipoyl synthase — protein MNHSAHSSTKNHWHTEATSLPAWLKRPIGKASELSTVQKIIKQRDIHTICEEGRCPNRGECYSNRTATFLLMGQTCTRACAFCQVEKGHAPMILDPDEPKKVADAVKLLGLRYVVLTSVARDDLDDGGAAWFVRVMTAIRQENPSTQIEVLTPDFWSGKSADISQQQRVATVVTAKPVCYNHNLETVPRLQAPVRRGAKYDRSLNVLRFVKEIDSSIATKSGLMLGLGETEAEVIQTLKDLRQIKCDRLTLGQYMRPSLAHLPVVKYWTPDEFTRLGAIAQDLGFSHVRSAPLVRSSYHAGEE, from the coding sequence ATGAATCACTCTGCACATTCTTCAACCAAAAACCATTGGCATACTGAAGCGACTTCTTTACCTGCGTGGTTAAAGCGACCTATCGGTAAGGCAAGTGAACTGTCTACCGTACAGAAAATTATTAAACAGAGAGACATTCATACTATCTGTGAAGAAGGAAGATGTCCTAATCGTGGAGAATGCTACAGCAATCGGACTGCCACTTTCTTATTAATGGGTCAGACTTGTACTCGCGCTTGTGCTTTTTGTCAGGTAGAAAAGGGTCATGCACCGATGATTCTCGATCCTGATGAGCCAAAAAAGGTAGCTGATGCTGTTAAATTATTAGGCTTACGCTACGTGGTGTTAACCTCTGTTGCGAGGGACGATCTAGATGATGGCGGTGCAGCTTGGTTTGTGAGAGTGATGACAGCTATACGCCAAGAAAATCCATCAACTCAAATTGAAGTACTAACCCCCGATTTTTGGAGTGGTAAATCGGCAGATATTAGTCAACAGCAGCGAGTGGCAACCGTCGTCACAGCCAAACCTGTTTGCTACAATCACAATTTAGAGACTGTTCCCCGTTTACAAGCACCTGTTAGACGAGGTGCAAAATACGATCGCTCGCTTAATGTTTTACGCTTCGTCAAAGAAATAGACTCCAGTATTGCTACTAAATCAGGTTTGATGTTGGGGTTAGGAGAGACAGAAGCAGAGGTAATTCAGACTTTAAAAGATTTACGGCAAATTAAATGCGATCGCCTTACTCTCGGTCAATATATGCGTCCTTCTTTGGCTCATCTTCCTGTAGTCAAATATTGGACTCCTGATGAATTTACTCGTTTAGGAGCAATAGCTCAAGATCTGGGGTTTTCTCATGTTCGTTCTGCACCATTGGTTAGAAGTTCTTATCATGCAGGAGAAGAGTGA
- a CDS encoding AI-2E family transporter: MNFGAWIGLIVFFISIYILWQIKQLLLLLFTAIVLATSLNILVKTFQRRGIKRFSAVLLSMLLLIFVSVSCVWIVIPPFIDQFQDLGKLIPQGIERLNTWTDLLSERLDPRIITLLPDTEELNRQLQPLLNQFLGSGLTIFYNSLGVLLGILLLLAITLMLLADPMTYRQGFKRLFPAFYRRRVEEILNLCAEGLEGWLVGILFNMVVIAILSFTVLLLLGIPLALSQAMLAGVMTFIPNLGPTLSVISPMAIALIEAPWKALAVLVLYIIIQQIESNILTPIVMAQQVALLPAITLLSQLFFATFFGFLGLFLSLPLTVVAQIWFKEVIVKDVLDNWNYSFTGNQNLEKKIVIKEVATSEEE, from the coding sequence GTGAATTTTGGTGCTTGGATTGGTCTAATTGTCTTTTTTATCTCCATATATATATTGTGGCAAATCAAGCAGTTACTGCTACTGCTTTTTACGGCAATTGTCTTAGCAACATCCTTAAATATCTTGGTTAAAACCTTTCAACGCCGAGGTATCAAGCGATTTAGTGCGGTTCTTTTGTCAATGTTGTTGCTTATTTTTGTGAGTGTTAGTTGTGTTTGGATTGTTATACCACCGTTTATTGACCAGTTTCAAGATTTAGGTAAATTAATTCCCCAAGGGATAGAAAGATTAAACACCTGGACTGATTTACTTTCAGAGCGTCTCGATCCTCGAATAATAACTTTATTGCCAGATACCGAAGAATTAAATCGGCAATTACAACCTCTGCTCAACCAATTTTTAGGTAGCGGGTTAACAATTTTCTACAATTCTTTGGGCGTTTTGTTAGGTATTTTGCTGCTGTTAGCCATCACTTTAATGTTACTTGCCGATCCTATGACTTATCGGCAGGGTTTTAAGCGGTTATTTCCTGCCTTCTATCGTCGCCGAGTTGAAGAGATTTTAAATCTATGTGCAGAAGGTTTAGAAGGATGGCTAGTAGGGATTTTATTCAATATGGTGGTAATTGCTATTTTGAGCTTTACTGTACTTTTACTACTAGGTATTCCCTTGGCTCTATCTCAAGCAATGCTAGCGGGGGTAATGACTTTTATTCCTAATTTAGGGCCAACCTTAAGTGTAATTTCGCCTATGGCGATCGCTCTGATTGAAGCTCCTTGGAAAGCTCTAGCTGTCCTAGTTCTTTATATAATTATTCAACAGATTGAAAGTAATATTTTGACTCCGATTGTGATGGCGCAACAGGTTGCTTTGCTGCCAGCGATTACTCTATTGTCTCAGCTATTTTTTGCCACTTTTTTTGGTTTTCTTGGTCTATTTCTCTCCCTACCCTTAACCGTAGTTGCTCAGATTTGGTTTAAAGAAGTAATTGTTAAAGATGTTTTAGATAATTGGAATTATTCTTTTACAGGAAATCAAAACTTAGAAAAAAAAATAGTGATTAAAGAAGTAGCAACCTCAGAAGAAGAATAA